In Glandiceps talaboti chromosome 6, keGlaTala1.1, whole genome shotgun sequence, one DNA window encodes the following:
- the LOC144436747 gene encoding uncharacterized protein LOC144436747, giving the protein MTEKERVYTGETDAADIYYPVSPPMTSDYQPGSPPMTSDYQPGSPEHYNEGYNDEEWQQPKTLLQLAGSNSQPVNGTEPTIQVSNDEPVSEQPMTTTEPRWNDQTNQMAINQQPMAGAVVIVEKDERDTEEKTRLTWDWLLCLGISPLFCLPLGIVAGILTLLTHLAINKGDHTRAKMYYAVSKVTISVSLLLGLLIPVIVGVSLYYK; this is encoded by the exons ATGACGGAGAAAGAACGTGTATACACAGGGGAAACAGATGCAGCAG ATATCTACTATCCAGTGTCACCTCCTATGACGTCAGATTATCAACCGGGGTCACCTCCTATGACGTCAGACTATCAACCAGGGTCACCTGAACACTACAACGAGGGTTATAATGATGAAGAATGGCAACAGCCG AAAACCCTTTTACAACTTGCTGGAAGTAATTCTCAGCCTGTAAATGGCACGGAGCCTACCATTCAAGTGTCCAATGACGAACCGGTATCAGAACAACCCATGACCACGACCGAACCTAGGTGGAATGATCAAACAAATCAAATGGCGATCAACCAACAACCAATGGCAGGTGCGGTCGTCATTGTGGAGAAAGACGAGAGAGACACGGAAGAGAAGACTAGATTGACCTGGGACTGGTTGTTGTGTCTTGGCATCTCTCCACTATTTTGTCTTCCTCTTGGAATAGTCGCAGGCATTCTGACTTTATTG ACACACTTGGCTATCAACAAAGGAGACCATACACGAGCCAAAATGTATTATGCTGTATCTAAAGTTACAATCTCAGTTTCCCTTCTGTTAGGCCTTTTAATCCCTGTCATCGTAGGAGTATCATTGTATTACAAATAG